From one Chanodichthys erythropterus isolate Z2021 chromosome 3, ASM2448905v1, whole genome shotgun sequence genomic stretch:
- the p2ry11 gene encoding P2Y purinoceptor 11 has product MNNSTYYYTFQNKLLPPMYSIEMCVALLGNLFALYLLMTKERKNWHTGVVFSCNLAICDVLYVLTLPLLIIYYAKEKQWTFGDAACKIERFLFNCNLYVSIFFIMCISVNRYLGIVHPFFTRSYVRPKHAKIASVLTWFVVIIALSPVFKFAGIEFTDNHTLCVSCHDTKKLKVSHFRYKVFLMVVGCMIPLVVTFASYLGVIWTILKNKNITTLEKRKVALLVALVCVLYATSFVPYHVLQTYHEFLKTKNLKVGWVYNSYQVSKGLTTLNMCLHPLLYMAVFDSIRTACCGRSSDD; this is encoded by the coding sequence ATGAACAACAGTACATACTATTATACATTTCAAAACAAGCTACTTCCCCCCATGTATAGCATTGAGATGTGTGTGGCTCTGCTGGGGAACTTATTTGCCCTGTATCTCCTGATGACCAAAGAGAGGAAGAACTGGCACACCGGAGTAGTGTTCTCCTGTAACCTGGCCATCTGCGACGTTCTTTACGTCCTGACCTTGCCTTTGCTCATCATTTACTATGCCAAAGAGAAGCAATGGACCTTTGGAGATGCTGCATGCAAAATCGAACGCTTCCTCTTCAACTGCAACCTCTACGTCAGTATCTTCTTCATCATGTGCATCAGCGTCAACAGATATCTCGGCATAGTCCACCCCTTCTTCACCCGGAGCTACGTGCGCCCCAAACATGCCAAGATCGCAAGCGTGCTGACGTGGTTCGTCGTGATCATCGCTTTATCGCCAGTCTTCAAATTTGCTGGAATCGAATTTACAGATAACCACACTCTTTGTGTCTCATGCCATGATACAAAAAAACTGAAAGTTTCCCATTTTAGGTACAAGGTGTTTCTTATGGTTGTAGGATGTATGATTCCTTTGGTAGTTACCTTTGCATCTTATTTGGGTGTGATTTGGACcattctgaaaaacaaaaacataaccACACTAGAGAAGAGGAAAGTAGCTCTGTTGGTCGCTCTGGTCTGCGTTCTTTACGCCACCTCATTTGTGCCCTATCACGTTCTGCAGACGTACCATGAGTTTCTGAAGACGAAGAATTTAAAGGTGGGCTGGGTGTATAATTCATATCAAGTGTCAAAAGGTCTGACCACCCTGAACATGTGCTTACATCCGCTTTTGTACATGGCTGTGTTTGACAGCATACGGACAGCTTGCTGTGGAAGGAGCTCAGATGACTAA